A portion of the Apteryx mantelli isolate bAptMan1 unplaced genomic scaffold, bAptMan1.hap1 HAP1_SCAFFOLD_40, whole genome shotgun sequence genome contains these proteins:
- the LOC136996482 gene encoding olfactory receptor 4E1-like, with protein MDPENHTTGSEFFLLGLTTNHAVELALFTFFVVIYMLIILGNILIIFTIAHDQRLHSPMYFFLSNLSVIDICPSSVVMPKMLADFLVDKKSISSEGCEAQMFFLHLFACTEIFLLTIMAYDRCIAICNPMHYGTIMSRKMCLQLATVMWMGGLMHSVSLTALTLNLPYCGPSAIDNFFCDAPLIIKLACTNTHVLEMFLVATSGLVSVVCFLVLVTSYVVILVSLRNHLSEGQHKALSTCAAHLTVVTLFLGHCIFIYLRPAKSLAADKVVSVFFTAITPLMNPIIYTFRNEDMKNALRKLRRRQIDSQDK; from the exons ATGGATCCTGAG AATCACACTACAGGGAGTGAGTTCTTCCTCTTGGGCCTCACCACCAACCATGCTGTAGAGctggccctcttcaccttcttcgTGGTCATCTACATGCTGATTATTTTGGGCAACATTCTCATCATCTTCACGATTGCACATGACCAGCGTCTGCAcagtcccatgtacttcttcctcagcaacctCTCTGTCATTGACATCTGCCCCTCCTCAGTGGTgatgcccaagatgctggctgacttcctggtggacaagaagagcATCTCTTCTGAGGGGTGTGAGGCACAGatgttcttcctccacctctttgcctgcacagagatctttctcctcaccatcatggcctatgatcgctgcatagccatctgcaaccccatgcatTATGGCACCATCATGAGCCGGAAGATGTGCCTCCAGCTGGCCACGGTCATGTGGATGGGAGGGCTGATGCATTCtgtgtccctcactgccctgacCCTCAATCTCCCATACTGTGGTCCCAGtgccattgacaacttcttttgtGATGCCCCTTTGATCATTAAGTTGGCCTGCACAAACACCCATGTCTTAGAAATGTTCCTTGTCGCTACCTCAGGCCTCGTCTCTGTggtctgcttcctggtgctggTGACTTCCTATGTGGTCATTTTGGTCTCACTAAGGAACCATCTCTCGGAAGGGCAACACAAGGCATTATCTACCTGTGCTGCTCACCTGACAGTGGTGAcgcttttcctgggacactgcattttcatctatCTCAGGCCAGCCAAGAGTTTAGCTGCAGACAAAGTCGTGTCAGTTTTCTTCACGGCCATTACCCCTCTGATGAACCCCATTATCTATACCTTTAGGAATGAggacatgaaaaatgctttgagaaagctACGCAGGCGGCAGATTGATTCCCAAGACAAGTGA